One Bdellovibrio bacteriovorus DNA window includes the following coding sequences:
- a CDS encoding class I SAM-dependent methyltransferase: MKLFIKQNSPFSDLVELSSPQVRRLLDLQFQSRCLTEKKIFKNLDLTQLRVLDFGAGMQDFRQRHQVVKYTSLDPYLPADWKSLSDIPEGEKFDLIVASEVFEHLENPTVTLRELFKILQPGGRIYLTTPFMAREHGAPADFQRWTQSGLEKLLTASGFKIEQSHRRGNLVTVLSSFLNFSLFKLLRSPAFILGLVLLPLVLILLLFAQASFLIKTSSSVYLGLSVLASKVPSKDL; encoded by the coding sequence ATGAAATTGTTTATTAAACAAAATTCCCCATTTTCTGATTTGGTTGAATTATCAAGCCCGCAAGTGCGCCGCCTTCTTGATTTGCAATTTCAAAGCCGCTGTTTAACCGAAAAAAAAATCTTTAAAAACCTGGATTTGACTCAGCTCAGGGTTTTAGATTTCGGGGCGGGAATGCAGGATTTTCGTCAGCGTCATCAGGTTGTCAAATACACATCATTAGATCCTTATCTCCCTGCGGATTGGAAGTCTTTGTCAGACATTCCAGAAGGTGAAAAATTTGATTTGATTGTCGCCAGTGAAGTCTTTGAACATTTAGAAAATCCCACAGTCACTTTAAGAGAACTTTTCAAGATACTGCAGCCTGGGGGAAGGATTTATCTTACAACCCCTTTTATGGCGCGTGAACACGGAGCCCCAGCGGATTTTCAACGGTGGACTCAAAGTGGATTAGAAAAACTTTTAACCGCATCAGGATTTAAGATCGAGCAAAGTCATCGACGCGGAAACCTAGTGACGGTCCTAAGTTCGTTTTTAAATTTTTCGTTATTTAAACTTTTACGTTCACCTGCATTTATTTTGGGATTGGTCTTGTTGCCGTTGGTGCTGATTTTACTTTTGTTTGCTCAAGCCAGTTTTTTAATTAAAACTTCAAGTTCTGTTTATTTGGGATTATCCGTTTTGGCCTCTAAAGTCCCATCAAAAGATTTGTAA